A window from Schistosoma haematobium chromosome 1, whole genome shotgun sequence encodes these proteins:
- a CDS encoding hypothetical protein (EggNog:ENOG410XF67~COG:Z): MSLSLAPDLRTFVSGACDASAKLWDIRDGQCKQTFTGHESDINAIIFFPSGLAFATGSDDATCRFFDIRADQEIGMFSHDNIICGITSVAFSKSGRLLLGGYDDFNCNIWDTLKQERAGML, translated from the exons ATGAGTCTTAGTTTAGCACCTGATCTACGGACATTTGTTTCAGGAGCTTGTGATGCGTCGGCAAAA CTATGGGATATACGTGATGGTCAATGTAAACAAACGTTCACTGGACATGAATCAGATATCAATGCAATTATATTCTTTCCGAGCGGTTTAGCTTTTGCAACTGGTAGCGATGATGCAACCTGTCGATTTTTTGATATTAGAGCTGACCAAGAAATTGGAATGTTTAGTCATGATAATATTATTTGTGGAATAACAAGTGTTGCTTTCAGTAAAAGCGGACGATTACTACTTGGTGGATATGATGATTTCAATTGCAATATATGGGATACACTTAAACAAGAACGTGCTGGTATGTTATGa